In Thermodesulfobacteriota bacterium, the genomic stretch CGTGGCCGTGCCCTTCGTGCTCTTCTTCGTCCTCGTGCGCCTCGGGTTCTCCGGCTTCGTGGCCGTTTTCGCTGCCGGCTTCATTTTTCATTTCAAAGCGCTCGGCAACTTCTACGGCCATGACCCCGGACTTTCTTACGGAGGGGGCGATCCTCTCCGCCCAGGTGTCGAATCCGCCGCCCATGTAGACGAAGAGGGCCGAGTCCATCGCCGTCTTTATGTCCCTGGGCGCGGGCTCGAAATCGTGGGCATCCACGCCAGCGGGTGTGATGGCGCGGACCGCCACCCTGTCCCCGCCGGTCTCCTCAAGGAAGTGGGCCAGGGGATAGATGCTCGCAACGGCCCTTATCCTCCCGTCTTCCCCGACGGGGGCCTCGCGCCTCAGGTGCATCAAGAAGGCCCCGATCGCCGCGATAACGAATATGACCGCGAAAAAGATCATGTTTCTTAGCATGCGTTCACCTGCACCCCTGGCATAAGCCGACGAATTCGAGAGAGTGGTTTAGGACCCTGAACCCGGTCGATTCGAGTATCCGCTGCTCCTCTTCTTCCAGGTCGCCCTCAAGTACTATGTCCTCCACCTTCCTGCACTTCACGCATATAAGGTGATGGTGGTGCTCGCCTCCGGCAAGCTCGTAACGCTTCACCCTCTCGTGCAGGAAACGTATCTCCTTTATGATGCCGTGCTCCTCCAGGAAGGCGAGCTCCCTGTAGATGGTAGTCTTGTTTATGGACGAGTTCCCGGGCCGCAGGGCCGCGGTCACGTCGGCGGCGGAAAGGGGGAGGCCGCGCTCAAGGAACAGCTCGACGACGGCCCTCCTTACGCGGGTGAGCCTGAACCCCCGGCCGGTTATCTCCGAGAGTATGCGGTCCAGGTCCTTTTCCATATATTGAAGAGTGTAATGCAACTTAGTTGCAAGTGTCAACCGCCTTCTTGGCTTTTTTCGCGCCCTTGACAACCGGCGATACACGGAGTATAGTAAGCACTCACTTACTTAGGAGCGTGAAGATGAAGCATCTATCCGGCCGTCCCGCAAAAAAATCGCCTTTGCCCCGGAGGAAGAGGATGAGCGGGGAGGAGCGGAAGGCGCAGATCGTCCGCATTGCAACAGACCTCTTCGCAAAGGAAGGGTTCAAGGGGGCTACCACCCGCGAGATAGC encodes the following:
- a CDS encoding transcriptional repressor, whose protein sequence is MEKDLDRILSEITGRGFRLTRVRRAVVELFLERGLPLSAADVTAALRPGNSSINKTTIYRELAFLEEHGIIKEIRFLHERVKRYELAGGEHHHHLICVKCRKVEDIVLEGDLEEEEQRILESTGFRVLNHSLEFVGLCQGCR